GAGACTTATCGCTGTTACGTACAGATAGTAACGCGCGACCACCGCGTGGTAAAGTGTTGCTTGCACCTAATTGTGCTTTTGCGAACGCTTCGGCGAAAGTATCGCCAACACCCATTACTTCACCTGTAGAGCGCATCTCTGGGCCACGGATAGGATCCACACCCTGGAACTTAGCAAATGGTAAAACCACTTCTTTAACGCTGTAATATGGTGGAATTACTTCTTTAGTAATGCCTTGGCTTGCTAAAGACTGACCCGCCATACAACGCGCGGCTACTTTTGCAAGTGCAACACCCGTTGCTTTTGATACAAACGGTACAGTACGCGCAGCACGTGGGTTAACTTCAATTAAGTACACTTTGCTATCTTTTACAGCAAACTGTGTATTCATTAAGCCAACTACACCAAGCTCAAGTGCCATGTCGGTTACTTGCTTGCGCATTACATCTTGCACTTCTTGAGATAAAGAATGTGCTGGTAATGAACAGGCTGAGTCACCTGAGTGAACACCCGCTTGCTCAATGTGCTCCATAATGCCGCCAATAATTACTTGCTCGCCGTCACAAATTGCATCAACGTCCACTTCGATTGCGTTATCTAAGAAGTGATCAAGTAGTACCGGTGCTTCGTTAGAGGCTTGAACGGCTTCGGTCATGTAGCGACGTAAATCTTGCTCGTCGTATACAATTTCCATTGCGCGGCCGCCAAGTACATACGATGGGCGTACAACCAGTGGGAAACCAATTTCAACAGATTTAAGTAGTGCTTCTTCAGTTGATGTTACTGTTGCGTTTTCAGGCTGAAGTAAATCAAGACGCTCTACTAATTGTTGGAAACGCTCACGGTCTTCTGCGCGGTCAATCGCATCAGGTGAAGTACCAATAACAGGCACGCCATTCGCTTCAAGCTCACGCGCTAGTTTAAGTGGTGTTTGACCACCGTACTGCACGATAACGCCTTTTGGTTTTTCAACACGTACAATTTCTAGTACGTCTTCAAGCGTAATTGGCTCAAAGTATAAACGGTCAGATGTGTCGTAGTCGGTAGAAACTGTTTCAGGGTTACAGTTAACCATGATGGTCTCGTAGCCGTCTTCGCGAAGCGCAAGGGCTGCGTGTACACAACAATAGTCAAACTCAATGCCTTGGCCGATACGGTTAGGACCGCCACCAATAACCATTATTTTGTCTTTGTCTGATGGGTTTGCTTCACACTCTTCATCGTACGATGAATACATGTAAGCGGTATCTGAGCTAAATTCTGCAGCACACGTATCAACACGTTTGTAAACTGGTACAATATTTAGTTGATGACGTTTTTTACGAATTTCAGCTTCAGAAACACCGGCAATTTCAGCAATACGCGGGTCGGCAAAACCTTTACGCTTAAGTTTGCGTAAAAAGTCTGCATTTAAGCCAGCCATGCCAACTTCACTAATTTTAGCTTCGTCTTTTAAGATGTCTTCAATTTGCACTAAGAACCAGCGGTTAACTTTAGTCAGTTCGTAAACATCTTCAACGCTCATACCATGGCGCATTGCATCGGCAATGTACCAAATACGCTCGGCGCCTGGCTCACGTAATTCACGAATTATTTTTTCGCGGGCTTTAGGGTCATCCAGTGCCACAATTGGGTTAAAACCCGATGCGCCCACTTCTAGGCCACGTAAAGCTTTGTGTAATGACTCTTGTTGGTTACGACCAATTGCCATTACTTCGCCCACTGATTTCATTTGCGTTGTTAAACGGTCGTTAGCACCGGCAAATTTTTCAAAGTTAAAGCGAGGTATTTTAGTTACAACGTAATCAATTGAAGGCTCAAAAGATGCTGGTGTTTTACCGCCAGTGATATCGTTTTGAAGCTCATCAAGCGTGTAGCCTACTGCAAGTTTTGCTGCAATTTTAGCAATTGGGAAGCCCGTTGCTTTAGAGGCTAGTGCAGATGAGCGTGATACACGTGGGTTCATCTCAATGATAACCATACGGCCATCTTCTGGATTAATACCAAACTGTACGTTTGAGCCACCGGTTTCAACACCAATCTCGCGTAATACTGCCATAGAGGCGTTACGCATTAGCTGGTATTCTTTGTCGGTTAATGTTTGTGCTGGTGCAACGGTGATTGAATCGCCTGTGTGCACACCCATAGGGTCAAAGTTTTCAATAGTACACACAATGATACAGTTGTCTTTTTTGTCACGAACAACTTCTGTTTCGTACTCTTTCCAACCAATTAATGATTCATCAATTAATAATTCGCTGGTTGGTGATAAATCTAAGCCGCGCTCACAAATTTCGTTAAACTCTTCCATGTTGTAAGCCACACCGCCACCGGTGCCGCCCATAGTGAAAGAAGGACGAATAATACATGGGAAGCCAATACGCGTAAGCGTGTCGTGCGCTTCATCCATTGAGTGAGCAATTTCAGCACGTGGACATTCAAGACCAATGTTTTTCATTGCTACGTCAAAGCGTTCACGGTTTTCTGCTTTGTCGATTGCATCAGCTGTAGCGCCAATTAGCTCAACGCCGTGCTTAGCCAGTACACCGTGCTTGTCTAAATCAAGGGCACAGTTTAATGCAGTTTGACCACCCATTGTAGGCAGGACTGCATCTGGCTTTTCTTTTTCAATAATTTTTTCTACCACTTCCCAGTGAATTGGTTCGATGTATGTTGCATCGGCCATTTCTGGGTCGGTCATGATAGTTGCTGGGTTTGAGTTAACTAATATAACTCTATAGCCTTCTTCTCTAAGTGCTTTACACGCTTGAGCACCAGAGTAATCAAATTCACAAGCTTGACCAATTACAATTGGGCCTGCGCCTAAGATAAGAATGCTTTTTATATCGGTACGTTTTGGCATTATTACTCCAGTTAAATTAGTTGTTACGCGCTTGCATCAGGTCGATGAAGTGGTCAAATAATGGGGCTGCATCGTGCGGGCCCGGGCTTGCTTCTGGGTGACCCTGAAAGCTAAACGCTGGCTTATCTGTACGATGAATACCTTGAAGCGTGCCGTCAAATAACGATTTGTGCGTAGCACGTAAGTTACTTGGTAGTGTTGCTTCATCTGCGGCAAAACCATGGTTTTGTGCGGTGATCATTACTACGTCGCGGTCTAAGTCTTTTACTGGGTGGTTACCACCGTGGTGGCCAAACTTCATTTTTGCGGTTTTAGCACCTGAGGCAAGGGCTAATAACTGATGACCTAAACAGATACCAAAAATAGGCGTGTCGGTTTCTAAAAAGGTTTTAATTGCATCAATGGCGTATGTACATGGCTCAGGATCGCCAGGGCCATTTGATAGGAAGATACCATCAGGGTTTAATGCAAGTACATCGGCTGCTGAGGTTTGTGCTGGTACTACGGTTAATTTACAACCGCGATCCACTAGCATACGTAAGATATTACGTTTAACACCGAAGTCGTAGGCAACTACATGAAACTTTTCATCAGCAGCATCAAGGGTTTTAAAGCCTTGACCTAATATCCAGCTTGATTCGCGCCACTCAAAATTTTCCTTGGTTGAGACAACTTTTGCTAAATCCATACCTTTTAAACCCGGGAAGGCTTGCGCGGCTTGTAACGCTTTGTTTTCGTCTAATTCGTCACCAGCAATAATACAGCCATTTTGTGCGCCTTTGTCGCGCAAAATACGGGTAAGCTTTCTGGTGTCGATGTCCGCAATACCTAAAATATTACGTTGTTTTAAGTAATCATCTAACGATTGCTCGTTACGAAAGTTACTTGCTAGCAGTGGCAAATCACGGATCACTAGGCCTTTAGCCCAAATTTGATTCGCTTCTTCGTCTTCGCTGTTGGTACCCGTATTGCCGATATGTGGGTACGTCAAAGTTACGATTTGTTCCGCGTATGATGGATCAGTCAAAATTTCTTGATAACCAGTCATAGACGTATTGAATACTACTTCACCGACTGACATGCCGTCAGCGCCGATTGCAGTACCGCGAAACACTGTGCCGTCTTCTAGGACTAACAGAGCGGATTTAGTCAAGTTAAACCTCCTAACAGTAAAAAACGGGAGTAAGCATTTGCTTAACACCCCGCCAATACCCAGAGGGATCGTCAAAACCAGATTTTTTGTGAGCTTATAATTGTTTTACGCAGTCTTAAATGATGCCGATATAAAACGCTAAACCTTCAATCATTTTTTCTTGCCTAAAACTCTTATCATTCCCACTGAAACCCCTGGTTTTACTAGCCACTAGGGTATAATTGGAAACACGCATTTAGTAATTTTTGGCAAATTGGCTGCATTCTACATGAAGATACTATTTAGGTCTAACCTTATTTGGATAAATGCTACAAATAAGTCACTTTAGGTGAATTTAGACCCAAACAGCTAAAAAAGTAACTAAACTACTTCAAATCTAGCACATCTTGCATATCATAAAGTCCTGCTGGTTTATTTTGTAACCACTGCGCAGCCCTTATAGCTCCTAGTGCGAAGGTCATTCTCGAACTTGCTTTGTGAGTTAATTCGAGCCTTTCTCCCATAGTTGCGAAATAAGCGGTGTGTTCACCTACTATGTCACCACCTCTTAACACTGAATAGCCAATTTCATTTTGTGATTTTGCACTCTCTACTTGGCTACGGTCGTATACAGCCACTTCGTCATGATCCCACCCTTTAGCCTGTGCGATTGACTCACCAATAGCTAAAGCAGTACCCGATGGCGCATCTATTTTATGACGGTGGTGTGCTTCAAATATTTCTATATCGAGGTCATCACCAAACTTTGTTGCCGCAGTTTGCACTAAATTAAGCAGTACATTTACTCCAACACTGTAGTTACGCGCAAAAACAATAGGAATATGTTTAGCAGCATTTTGTAATAATGCCATGTCATCGGTCGTTAAACCTGTAGTGCCTATAACCATAGGCAGTTTATTATCTACCGCTGTTTTAAGGTGATTACGCATACCAGCAGGAAGTGTAAAATCAATGAGTACGTCTACATCCGCTACATTATTTTCGTCGCTAAAGCTAATTGCTTTGTCGGCGGCACTATTTACTTGGTTTACATTAATACCCAATAACGATGAGCTGCTACGTACATACGCACCACCAAGTTGTGTTTGTTCTTTAATTGTCGCGGCTTCTAATAAGGCCAAACCCATTCTGCCGTTAGCACCAAAAACACCTATTCGATTCATTGTTATTGCCTTAATCTAATTTATTTGGATCTGTTGTTGCGTTAACTCATAAAGGCTTATTTATATATTGCATAAATAATAACCGCCGATAGTCGCACTGCGGTAGATATTATCTAAAAGTCATGCAATAGTCAGGTAAGCCCTTAATTAAATAATAATAACAATACTAGTTTACTTTAGCCATCTATACATTTAAACTTCTCTTTCGCGTCGATTTGGTCTTTGGCTTGCGGGCGCTGTGGTCTTTACTTTATAAGTGTTGATCTACTAAATTCAGCTAAAAGAGGAGTTTTGGCTGTGGTTATACTAACTGGTTACGAGGAATATGATGCAGCCATCATTTAACAAAAACAAAGCAATACTTTCTTTACTTCCCCTTCTTACCTTTGTAGCACTTTTTTTAGGCTCAGGTTTATACTTGCAATCGCAAGGGGTTGATTACGCTTTTTACCAACTACCCGCCCCTGTTGCTATTTTGCCAGCCATTATGCTTGCGTTTATTTTAAATAAAGGCACGGTAAACCAATGTGTAGAAACCTTTATTAAAGGTGCTGGGCACAACAACATTATTACCATGTGTTTAATATACTTACTTGCAGGTGCGTTTTCGGCCGTAGCAAGTGCAACAGGTGGTGTTGATGCGGTTGTTAATGCTGGTTTATCGCTTATTCCGCCATCACTATTATTACCAGGTTTGTTTTTAATTGCTGCGGTTGTCTCTACAGCGATGGGTACCTCGATGGGTACTATTGGTGCTATAGGCCCAATTGCTTATGCGGTATCTATTAAAACAGGTATAGACCCTGCCTTAATGGCCGGTACTATTGTATCTGGCGCTATGTTTGGCGATAACTTATCTATTATTTCTGATACCACTATTGCAGCTACACGTACGCAAGGCTGTGAAATGAAAGATAAATTTAAAGAAAACCTTAAAATTGCAGTGCCTGCCGCTATATTAACTATTGCCTTACTATTATATTTAACACCTGCGCCACAAGCTGTAGAAACCAAAGATTTTGACCTTTTATTAGTACTCCCTTATGCCTTTATTTTAATACTCGCGGTTGCGGGTATGAACGTTTTTGTGGTGCTGTTTAGCGGCATTGTATTTGCTGCGCTAATGGGCTTTACCGGCAGCTACGAAGGCGCAAGCTTTGTAAAAGACATTTACAAAGGCTTTACTGATATGCAGGAAATATTTTTACTTTCAATGTTTATTGGTGGCTTATCTGAGTTTATTCGTATTAACGGCGGCCTTGATTTTCTGGCCCAAAAAATTCAAGCCATTACTAAGGTAATTGCTAAATGGCACCGTAAGGTGGCTGACCAACTCGGTATTGCAGCTTTAGTTTTAACTAGCAATGTGTGTATAGCTAATAATACTGTTTCTATTATTGTTGCAGGCCCTATTGCTAAAAAGCTTGCTGATGATGGCGAAATAAGTGGTAAGCGCTCTGCAAGCTTACTCGATATATTTGCTTGTGTTACTCAAGGTTCATTACCTTATGGCGCACAAGCATTACTACTGGGGGCCACATTTAAAATTAGCCCGTGGGAAGTATCAACGTCGTCTTACTACTGCTTTATTTTAGCCTTTACTGCCATTGCGGTTATTTGTCTGCGCCGTAATAAAGCATAATCTAATCACCGTTATTATGTTGCAGCTTAACAATTAGGCTGCAACATATGTTAAAAATAATACTCTACTTATCAATCACTTTTGCTATAATGCGCGCTTTCGCGTGTCACTAAAATTATAGTTAAAAATAGATTATGAAATTTAAAAAATTACTTCCCCTCGTTACCCTTACATCCATTGCTTTATCATCTTCTGCTTTCGCCTCTAATTGGAGCAGCACAGCATTACATATTAATAATGGCGATCAAAAAAACCCATTCACTGAGCAAGAGTCAGATACCACTGTTTACTCTATTCAACATGCCTCGGGTTATGATTACGGCGATAACTTCTTTTTTATCGATTACAGTAAAGACGATACAACTGACGGCTATCAAGATAGCGATTTTTACGGCGAATGGTATTCTACGGTAAGCTTATCGGCCATTAGCGGTGAAAAAATTGGCGCAGGCGCGTTATTAGATGTTGGCCTTACCGGCGGTATTAACGTAGCTGGCGATGCAAAAATGATGAAGTATCTGCCTGGTGTAAAATTAAGCTGGGATGTACCTGAATTTAACTTTTTTCAAACGCTAGTAACAGCTTACATTGATGACAGTGAAGGTGTTGCTAAAGGCGGCGCACCTATTGAAACAAACAGCTGGATGTTTGATGTGGCCTTTGAATACCCATTTACTGTTGGCTCACAAAAATTTAGCTTTAAAGGCCACGCCGAATATATTGCTGAACGTGAAGACGAATTTGGTAACGATGTAGAAGCGTGGATACTTGCTCAGCCTATTTTAGTATGGGATATGGGCCATGCCCTAGAAATGAAAGAAAACACTCTGCTACTTGGTATGGAGCTTCAATACTGGCACAACAAGCTAGGTACAGACGTTACTGAATCGGTACCACAAATACATGTAGAGTGGACATTTTAAGTAGCCGCTTACAGTTAAAAATAAATAGACGGAGCCCTTTAAAGCGCTCCGTTTTTTTATGCCATGAAAAGTATTTAATTGAACCCCTTTCAATACTTAGTTATTGTCGTACTTCTTTTAAGCCTAGCGCTTGTCCTTTAAAGGAGTAAAAAATGTCGCCAATTAAAGTTATGTGCTTTTCTGCATTGTTAGCATTAACGAATAATACGTTTGCAAGTAGTGAAGTAAACACAAAATCTCTATCTTACGATGCACTTTTAAGCAGTTACCAGTACGACTTTAAAGTAAATTACTTTAATATTGAGTCACAAAAGCAGTCTCTTAAAATGGCGTATATTCATTTAAAGCCAACTAAAGAAAATATGCCCACAGTAACACTTATGCACGGCAAAAACTTTAATTCCGATTATTGGACGACTACTGCTAAGTACCTACAATCACTTGGCTTTGGCGTGTTAATTCCTGATCAAATTGGCTTTGGTAAATCCTCTAAACCCACTAACTATCAGTATTCTTTTGCTGCGCTTGCCCATCATACACATGCGTTAATTGACTCTCTTAACTTAAAACAAACCATTGTAGTTGGCCACTCTATGGGCGGTATGCTGGCGAGTCGTTTTGCATTAATGTA
The sequence above is drawn from the Pseudoalteromonas espejiana DSM 9414 genome and encodes:
- the carB gene encoding carbamoyl-phosphate synthase large subunit, which produces MPKRTDIKSILILGAGPIVIGQACEFDYSGAQACKALREEGYRVILVNSNPATIMTDPEMADATYIEPIHWEVVEKIIEKEKPDAVLPTMGGQTALNCALDLDKHGVLAKHGVELIGATADAIDKAENRERFDVAMKNIGLECPRAEIAHSMDEAHDTLTRIGFPCIIRPSFTMGGTGGGVAYNMEEFNEICERGLDLSPTSELLIDESLIGWKEYETEVVRDKKDNCIIVCTIENFDPMGVHTGDSITVAPAQTLTDKEYQLMRNASMAVLREIGVETGGSNVQFGINPEDGRMVIIEMNPRVSRSSALASKATGFPIAKIAAKLAVGYTLDELQNDITGGKTPASFEPSIDYVVTKIPRFNFEKFAGANDRLTTQMKSVGEVMAIGRNQQESLHKALRGLEVGASGFNPIVALDDPKAREKIIRELREPGAERIWYIADAMRHGMSVEDVYELTKVNRWFLVQIEDILKDEAKISEVGMAGLNADFLRKLKRKGFADPRIAEIAGVSEAEIRKKRHQLNIVPVYKRVDTCAAEFSSDTAYMYSSYDEECEANPSDKDKIMVIGGGPNRIGQGIEFDYCCVHAALALREDGYETIMVNCNPETVSTDYDTSDRLYFEPITLEDVLEIVRVEKPKGVIVQYGGQTPLKLARELEANGVPVIGTSPDAIDRAEDRERFQQLVERLDLLQPENATVTSTEEALLKSVEIGFPLVVRPSYVLGGRAMEIVYDEQDLRRYMTEAVQASNEAPVLLDHFLDNAIEVDVDAICDGEQVIIGGIMEHIEQAGVHSGDSACSLPAHSLSQEVQDVMRKQVTDMALELGVVGLMNTQFAVKDSKVYLIEVNPRAARTVPFVSKATGVALAKVAARCMAGQSLASQGITKEVIPPYYSVKEVVLPFAKFQGVDPIRGPEMRSTGEVMGVGDTFAEAFAKAQLGASNTLPRGGRALLSVRNSDKSRVVELAKTMADLGFDIDATGGTAEALKEAGIEVRRVNKVYEGRPHILDNIKNKEYSYIVNTTEGRQAIEDSKVLRRGALQNKTNYTTTLNAAFANCTANQADDRSKVTSVQELHQRLN
- the carA gene encoding glutamine-hydrolyzing carbamoyl-phosphate synthase small subunit, which codes for MTKSALLVLEDGTVFRGTAIGADGMSVGEVVFNTSMTGYQEILTDPSYAEQIVTLTYPHIGNTGTNSEDEEANQIWAKGLVIRDLPLLASNFRNEQSLDDYLKQRNILGIADIDTRKLTRILRDKGAQNGCIIAGDELDENKALQAAQAFPGLKGMDLAKVVSTKENFEWRESSWILGQGFKTLDAADEKFHVVAYDFGVKRNILRMLVDRGCKLTVVPAQTSAADVLALNPDGIFLSNGPGDPEPCTYAIDAIKTFLETDTPIFGICLGHQLLALASGAKTAKMKFGHHGGNHPVKDLDRDVVMITAQNHGFAADEATLPSNLRATHKSLFDGTLQGIHRTDKPAFSFQGHPEASPGPHDAAPLFDHFIDLMQARNN
- the dapB gene encoding 4-hydroxy-tetrahydrodipicolinate reductase; amino-acid sequence: MNRIGVFGANGRMGLALLEAATIKEQTQLGGAYVRSSSSLLGINVNQVNSAADKAISFSDENNVADVDVLIDFTLPAGMRNHLKTAVDNKLPMVIGTTGLTTDDMALLQNAAKHIPIVFARNYSVGVNVLLNLVQTAATKFGDDLDIEIFEAHHRHKIDAPSGTALAIGESIAQAKGWDHDEVAVYDRSQVESAKSQNEIGYSVLRGGDIVGEHTAYFATMGERLELTHKASSRMTFALGAIRAAQWLQNKPAGLYDMQDVLDLK
- a CDS encoding Na+/H+ antiporter NhaC family protein, with amino-acid sequence MQPSFNKNKAILSLLPLLTFVALFLGSGLYLQSQGVDYAFYQLPAPVAILPAIMLAFILNKGTVNQCVETFIKGAGHNNIITMCLIYLLAGAFSAVASATGGVDAVVNAGLSLIPPSLLLPGLFLIAAVVSTAMGTSMGTIGAIGPIAYAVSIKTGIDPALMAGTIVSGAMFGDNLSIISDTTIAATRTQGCEMKDKFKENLKIAVPAAILTIALLLYLTPAPQAVETKDFDLLLVLPYAFILILAVAGMNVFVVLFSGIVFAALMGFTGSYEGASFVKDIYKGFTDMQEIFLLSMFIGGLSEFIRINGGLDFLAQKIQAITKVIAKWHRKVADQLGIAALVLTSNVCIANNTVSIIVAGPIAKKLADDGEISGKRSASLLDIFACVTQGSLPYGAQALLLGATFKISPWEVSTSSYYCFILAFTAIAVICLRRNKA
- a CDS encoding nucleoside-binding protein, which gives rise to MKFKKLLPLVTLTSIALSSSAFASNWSSTALHINNGDQKNPFTEQESDTTVYSIQHASGYDYGDNFFFIDYSKDDTTDGYQDSDFYGEWYSTVSLSAISGEKIGAGALLDVGLTGGINVAGDAKMMKYLPGVKLSWDVPEFNFFQTLVTAYIDDSEGVAKGGAPIETNSWMFDVAFEYPFTVGSQKFSFKGHAEYIAEREDEFGNDVEAWILAQPILVWDMGHALEMKENTLLLGMELQYWHNKLGTDVTESVPQIHVEWTF